Proteins from one Ancylothrix sp. D3o genomic window:
- a CDS encoding phage Gp37/Gp68 family protein gives MSKNSKIQWTDHSWPIVTGCIPKSAGCANCYAIKDSWRLSHNPNPKIREIYTGTVEKKGETLRWTGLIKYHPDRLKWVKQWKKPARIFVSNMADLFSDDVPEWFLDLTWAYMAVYKRHTYQVLTKCPDRLHSYLNDPNTIRRIAMWINVELDINKHPGNDYPPLPLNNWAYEKFSWPLPNVWVGVSVENQSVTHRIQTLLETPAAIRFISCEPLLGPVELRPHYLYEDYQESYRDNEKLDWVIVGGE, from the coding sequence ATGAGCAAGAATTCCAAAATCCAATGGACAGATCATAGTTGGCCAATTGTTACTGGTTGTATTCCTAAATCTGCCGGTTGTGCCAACTGTTATGCCATCAAAGATAGCTGGCGACTTTCCCATAATCCTAATCCCAAGATTAGAGAAATTTACACCGGCACCGTCGAGAAAAAAGGAGAAACTCTGCGGTGGACAGGATTGATAAAATATCATCCAGACCGATTGAAATGGGTCAAGCAATGGAAAAAACCAGCCCGTATTTTTGTCAGTAATATGGCTGATTTATTTTCAGATGATGTACCAGAGTGGTTTTTGGATCTAACTTGGGCTTACATGGCGGTTTACAAACGCCACACCTATCAAGTCCTTACCAAATGCCCCGATCGGCTCCATAGCTATCTCAATGATCCTAATACTATCCGCAGAATTGCGATGTGGATAAATGTTGAGTTAGACATCAATAAACACCCTGGCAACGATTATCCACCCCTCCCCCTAAACAATTGGGCTTATGAAAAATTCTCATGGCCACTACCAAATGTCTGGGTAGGTGTTTCTGTAGAAAATCAATCTGTCACGCACAGAATCCAAACCTTACTGGAAACACCGGCAGCCATCCGATTTATCAGTTGTGAACCATTGTTAGGGCCGGTGGAACTTCGACCTCATTATCTCTATGAAGATTACCAGGAATCTTACAGAGACAATGAAAAACTAGATTGGGTAATTGTTGGTGGAGAAAG